In the Flagellimonas sp. MMG031 genome, one interval contains:
- the rplJ gene encoding 50S ribosomal protein L10 → MTREEKATVIKDLTAQLADNPNIYLADISGLNAVDTSNLRRACFKANIKLAVVKNTLLAKAMEASDKEFGELPEVLKGNTSLMLSETGNAPAKLIKNFRKKSDKPVLKGAFIEEAIYIGDNYLDALVEIKSKEEVIGDIIGLLQSPAKNVISGLKSGGGKLAGILKTLSERE, encoded by the coding sequence TGCACAGTTGGCTGATAACCCAAATATTTATTTGGCGGATATATCAGGATTGAATGCCGTGGACACCTCCAACTTAAGAAGGGCGTGTTTTAAGGCGAACATTAAGCTTGCGGTCGTAAAGAACACCTTGCTTGCAAAAGCAATGGAAGCTTCTGATAAGGAATTTGGTGAACTTCCCGAAGTATTGAAAGGCAATACATCTTTGATGTTGTCCGAAACCGGGAACGCACCTGCGAAACTTATCAAGAACTTTAGAAAAAAATCAGATAAGCCCGTATTGAAAGGCGCCTTCATTGAAGAGGCCATCTACATCGGGGATAATTACCTTGATGCACTTGTTGAAATCAAGTCCAAAGAGGAAGTTATCGGGGATATCATCGGATTGTTGCAATCTCCCGCCAAGAACGTTATTTCTGGTCTTAAGTCCGGAGGTGGTAAATTGGCAGGTATCCTTAAAACCCTATCTGAAAGAGAATAA
- the rplL gene encoding 50S ribosomal protein L7/L12: MADLKDFAEQLVNLTVKEVNELADILKEEYGIEPAAAAVAVAGGAAAGGGEEAAEEKTEFDVILTAAGGSKLAVVKLVKELTGLGLKEAKDIVDSAPKAVKEGISKDEAEGIKKSLEEAGAEVELK, from the coding sequence ATGGCAGATTTGAAAGATTTTGCAGAACAGTTGGTAAACCTTACGGTAAAAGAAGTAAATGAGTTGGCCGACATTTTAAAAGAAGAATATGGTATCGAGCCTGCTGCTGCTGCAGTAGCCGTTGCTGGTGGTGCTGCCGCTGGTGGAGGTGAAGAAGCTGCTGAGGAAAAAACTGAATTCGATGTAATCCTTACCGCTGCTGGTGGTTCTAAATTGGCAGTTGTAAAATTGGTTAAGGAATTGACCGGTCTTGGTTTGAAAGAAGCTAAGGACATCGTAGACAGCGCACCAAAAGCTGTTAAGGAAGGTATTTCCAAAGACGAAGCAGAAGGTATCAAAAAATCATTGGAAGAAGCAGGAGCAGAAGTTGAGCTTAAATAA
- the rpoB gene encoding DNA-directed RNA polymerase subunit beta produces the protein MFTNTIERVNFASAKNIPEYPDFLDIQIKSFQDFFQLETKSDERGNEGLYNTFMENFPITDTRNQFVLEFLDYFIDPPRYSIQECIERGLTYSVPLKARLKLYCTDPEHEDFETIVQDVYLGTIPYMTPSGTFVINGAERVVVSQLHRSPGVFFGQSFHANGTKLYSARVIPFKGSWIEFATDINSVMYAYIDRKKKLPVTTLFRAIGFERDKDILEIFDLSEEVKVSKSGLKKVLGRKLAARVLNTWHEDFVDEDTGEVVSIERNEIVLDRDTILEKEHIDEIIDADVKTILLHKENNAQSDYAIIHNTLQKDPTNSEKEAVEHIYRQLRNAEPPDEETARGIIDKLFFSDQRYNLGEVGRYRMNKKLGLDIGMDKQVLTKEDIITIIKYLIELINSKAEIDDIDHLSNRRVRTVGEQLSQQFGVGLARMARTIRERMNVRDNEVFTPIDLINAKTLSSVINSFFGTNQLSQFMDQTNPLAEITHKRRLSALGPGGLSRERAGFEVRDVHYTHYGRLCPIETPEGPNIGLISSLSVFAKVNNMGFLETPYRKVEDGKVDTKNHIYLSAEEEEGMKIAQANIPLGDDGTIEREKVIAREEGDFPVVDPTEVKYTDVAPNQIASISASLIPFLEHDDANRALMGSNMMRQAVPLLRPESPIVGTGLERQVATDSRVLINAEGDGVVEYVDSQKITIKYDRTDEERLVSFDEDSKTYQLVKFRKTNQGTSINLKPIVKKGDKVKKGQVLCEGYATEKGELALGRNMKVAFMPWKGYNFEDAIVISEKVVREDIFTSIHIDEYSLEVRDTKLGAEELTNDIPNVSEEATKDLDEYGMIRIGAEVKPGDILIGKITPKGESDPTPEEKLLRAIFGDKAGDVKDASLKASPSLRGVVIDKKLFSRSIKDKRKRSEDKEAIARLEMDYEVKFQQLKDVLIEKLFGLISGKTSQGVINDLGEEVLPKGKKYTIKMLNAVDDFAHLVGGSWTTDDKTNALVADLLHNYKIKLNDIQGNLRRDKFTISVGDELPAGIMKLAKVYIAKKRKLKVGDKMAGRHGNKGIVARIVRQEDMPFLEDGTPVDIVLNPLGVPSRMNIGQIYETVLGWAGLKLGQKYATPIFDGASLDEINKLTDEAGVPRFGHTYLYDGGTGQRFDQRATVGVIYMLKLGHMVDDKMHARSIGPYSLITQQPLGGKAQFGGQRFGEMEVWALEAYGASSTLREILTVKSDDVIGRAKTYETIVKGETMPEPGLPESFNVLMHELKGLGLDIRLEE, from the coding sequence ATGTTCACAAACACTATTGAAAGAGTTAATTTCGCATCCGCTAAGAACATACCGGAATACCCGGATTTCTTGGACATTCAGATAAAATCGTTCCAAGACTTTTTCCAGCTTGAAACTAAATCTGACGAAAGAGGAAACGAAGGTCTCTACAACACCTTCATGGAGAATTTTCCAATCACCGATACCAGAAACCAGTTCGTACTTGAGTTTTTGGATTACTTCATTGATCCGCCAAGATACTCCATCCAAGAATGTATCGAGCGTGGACTCACCTATAGCGTTCCTCTCAAGGCGCGTCTAAAATTGTACTGTACCGATCCAGAACACGAAGATTTCGAGACCATCGTACAGGATGTGTACTTGGGTACCATCCCTTACATGACGCCAAGTGGAACCTTTGTAATCAACGGTGCGGAACGTGTTGTAGTATCCCAGTTGCACAGATCTCCAGGGGTTTTCTTTGGACAATCTTTCCACGCAAATGGAACAAAATTGTATTCGGCCAGGGTAATCCCGTTCAAAGGATCTTGGATCGAATTTGCCACCGATATCAACTCGGTGATGTACGCCTACATCGATAGGAAGAAAAAGTTGCCCGTAACCACATTGTTCCGAGCCATCGGTTTTGAAAGGGACAAGGACATTTTGGAAATCTTCGACCTTTCGGAAGAAGTAAAAGTTTCCAAGAGCGGGCTCAAAAAAGTATTGGGCCGTAAACTGGCCGCTAGGGTGTTGAACACTTGGCATGAGGATTTCGTGGACGAGGATACAGGAGAAGTGGTTTCCATCGAAAGAAACGAAATTGTATTGGATCGTGATACCATTTTGGAAAAAGAGCATATCGATGAGATCATTGATGCCGATGTGAAGACCATTTTGCTTCACAAGGAGAACAATGCGCAATCCGACTATGCCATTATCCACAACACCTTGCAAAAGGATCCTACCAACTCCGAAAAGGAAGCGGTAGAGCACATTTACCGACAATTGCGTAATGCCGAGCCGCCAGATGAGGAGACCGCTCGTGGTATTATCGACAAATTGTTCTTCTCCGACCAACGTTACAATCTTGGTGAAGTAGGTCGTTACCGAATGAACAAGAAGTTGGGATTGGATATCGGAATGGACAAACAAGTGTTGACCAAGGAAGATATCATCACCATCATTAAATATTTGATCGAGTTGATCAACTCCAAAGCGGAGATTGATGATATCGATCACTTGTCCAACCGTCGTGTAAGAACCGTTGGGGAACAATTGTCCCAGCAGTTCGGCGTAGGTTTGGCGCGTATGGCGCGTACCATCCGTGAGCGTATGAACGTACGTGACAACGAGGTGTTTACCCCGATTGATTTGATCAACGCGAAGACCTTGTCATCCGTGATCAACTCTTTCTTCGGTACCAACCAGTTGTCCCAGTTCATGGACCAGACCAACCCGTTGGCCGAGATTACACACAAAAGAAGATTGTCCGCACTAGGGCCGGGAGGTCTTTCCCGAGAAAGAGCTGGTTTCGAGGTGCGTGACGTTCACTACACCCATTACGGAAGATTGTGTCCGATCGAGACACCTGAAGGACCGAACATTGGTTTGATCTCTTCCTTGTCCGTATTTGCCAAGGTGAACAATATGGGCTTCTTGGAAACCCCTTACCGAAAAGTGGAAGATGGAAAAGTGGATACCAAAAACCACATCTATCTAAGTGCAGAGGAGGAAGAGGGAATGAAGATTGCCCAAGCCAACATTCCATTAGGAGATGATGGCACCATTGAAAGAGAAAAAGTAATCGCACGTGAAGAAGGGGATTTCCCAGTGGTGGACCCAACAGAGGTAAAATATACCGACGTTGCCCCGAATCAGATTGCATCCATTTCGGCTTCCTTGATTCCATTCTTGGAGCACGATGATGCGAACCGTGCCTTGATGGGATCGAACATGATGCGCCAAGCCGTACCATTGTTGAGACCAGAATCTCCAATCGTGGGTACGGGTCTTGAAAGACAGGTAGCTACCGATTCCAGGGTATTAATCAATGCCGAAGGAGACGGGGTCGTGGAATATGTGGATTCACAGAAGATTACCATAAAATATGATAGGACCGACGAAGAGCGCTTGGTAAGTTTCGACGAAGACTCGAAGACCTACCAATTGGTGAAGTTTAGAAAAACAAACCAAGGGACCAGTATCAACTTGAAGCCTATTGTGAAGAAAGGCGACAAGGTGAAAAAAGGTCAGGTGCTTTGCGAAGGTTACGCTACCGAAAAAGGTGAATTGGCCTTGGGTAGAAACATGAAGGTTGCCTTTATGCCTTGGAAAGGATACAACTTTGAGGATGCGATCGTGATTTCCGAAAAAGTGGTACGTGAGGATATCTTTACCTCCATCCATATCGATGAGTATTCCTTGGAAGTAAGGGATACCAAATTGGGTGCGGAGGAGTTGACCAACGATATTCCAAACGTTTCCGAAGAGGCTACCAAGGATTTGGACGAGTACGGTATGATCCGTATCGGTGCCGAAGTGAAGCCTGGTGACATTCTGATCGGTAAGATTACTCCAAAAGGAGAATCCGATCCAACACCGGAAGAAAAACTATTGCGTGCCATCTTTGGTGACAAGGCAGGTGACGTAAAAGACGCTTCATTGAAAGCTTCTCCATCCTTGAGAGGTGTGGTAATCGACAAGAAATTGTTCTCACGTTCCATTAAGGACAAGAGAAAGCGTTCTGAAGACAAAGAAGCCATTGCAAGATTGGAGATGGACTACGAAGTGAAATTCCAACAACTGAAAGATGTATTGATCGAGAAGTTGTTCGGATTGATCAGCGGGAAAACATCACAAGGCGTCATCAACGATTTGGGTGAAGAAGTACTTCCAAAAGGAAAGAAATACACCATCAAAATGTTGAACGCCGTAGATGATTTCGCTCACTTGGTAGGAGGTAGCTGGACAACGGACGACAAGACCAATGCATTGGTGGCCGATCTGTTGCACAACTACAAAATCAAATTGAACGATATTCAAGGTAACCTGAGAAGGGACAAGTTTACCATATCCGTAGGGGATGAGCTTCCTGCAGGTATCATGAAGTTGGCCAAGGTGTACATCGCCAAAAAGCGTAAGCTAAAAGTTGGTGATAAAATGGCGGGTCGTCACGGTAACAAAGGTATCGTTGCACGTATCGTGCGTCAAGAGGATATGCCGTTCTTGGAAGATGGAACCCCAGTGGACATTGTATTGAACCCACTTGGTGTACCTTCAAGGATGAACATCGGTCAGATCTACGAAACCGTATTGGGTTGGGCCGGATTGAAGTTGGGTCAGAAATATGCGACACCAATTTTCGACGGAGCTTCGCTGGACGAGATCAACAAGCTTACCGATGAAGCCGGTGTTCCAAGATTTGGACATACCTATCTGTATGACGGTGGAACAGGTCAGCGTTTTGACCAACGTGCAACCGTAGGTGTGATCTACATGCTGAAATTGGGCCACATGGTGGACGATAAGATGCACGCAAGATCGATTGGACCATACTCCTTGATCACACAGCAACCATTGGGTGGTAAGGCACAGTTCGGTGGTCAACGTTTTGGAGAGATGGAAGTTTGGGCATTGGAAGCCTACGGCGCATCATCTACCCTTAGGGAGATATTGACCGTTAAGTCGGATGATGTAATCGGAAGGGCCAAGACCTACGAGACCATCGTAAAAGGTGAGACCATGCCAGAACCTGGATTGCCAGAATCTTTCAACGTATTGATGCACGAACTTAAAGGTTTGGGCTTGGATATCCGTTTGGAAGAGTAG
- the rpoC gene encoding DNA-directed RNA polymerase subunit beta' — protein sequence MARIKDNNAQKRFNKISIGLASPESILAESRGEVLKPETINYRTHKPERDGLFCERIFGPVKDYECACGKYKRIRYRGIVCDRCGVEVTEKKVRRDRVGHINLVVPVAHIWYFRSLPNKIGYLLGLPSKKLDMIIYYERYVVIQPGIAKGPEGDEIHKMDFLTEEEYLNILETLPTENQYLEDTDPNKFIAKMGAECLIDLLSRIDLEQLSYELRHKANTETSKQRKTEALKRLQVVEALRESQGNRENNPEWMIMKVIPVIPPELRPLVPLDGGRFATSDLNDLYRRVIIRNNRLKRLMEIKAPEVILRNEKRMLQEAVDSLFDNTRKASAVKTESNRPLKSLSDSLKGKQGRFRQNLLGKRVDYSARSVIVVGPELKLYECGLPKDMAAELYKPFIIRKLIERGIVKTVKSAKKIIDKKEPVVWDILENVLKGHPVLLNRAPTLHRLGIQAFQPKLIEGKAIRLHPLACTAFNADFDGDQMAVHLPLGPEAILEAQLLMLASQNILNPANGSPITVPSQDMVLGLYYMTKEKKSTEEEPVAGEGLTFYSSEEVEIAFNEKKVSLNAGIKVRAKDFNEEGELVYKIIETTVGRVLFNTVVPEQAGFINQVLNKKALRNIIGDILAVTDVPTTAEFLDKIKAMGYDFAFKGGLSFSLGDIIIPAEKQEMIADANEQVDGIMMNYNMGLITNNERYNQVIDVWTSTNAMLTELAMKRIREDKQGFNSVYMMLDSGARGSKEQIRQLTGMRGLMAKPKKSTAGGGEIIENPILSNFKEGLSILEYFISTHGARKGLADTALKTADAGYLTRRLVDVSQDVIVNSEDCGTLRGIEVEPLKKNEEIVETLGERILGRVSLHDVYNPLTEELILRAGQEINEVDVKRVEAAPIEKIEVRSPLTCEAAQGICAKCYGRNLATNKMVQRGEAVGVVAAQSIGEPGTQLTLRTFHVGGIAGNISEDNKLESKFDGIAEIEDLRVVEGQGSDGSKTNIVISRTSEVKIVDPKTGITLSTNNIPYGSQLYIKNGEKITKGTVICEWDPYNGVIVSEFSGEIAYENIEQGVTYQVEIDEQTGFQEKVISETRNKKLIPTLLIKDGKGETLRSYNLPVGSHLMIDDGEKVKEGKILVKIPRKSAKAGDITGGLPRVTELFEARNPSNPAVVSEIDGVVSFGKIKRGNREIIIESKTGDIKKYLVKLSNQILVQENDYVRAGMPLSDGSITPEDILAIKGPSAVQQYLVNEVQEVYRLQGVKINDKHFEVVVRQMMRKVKIEDPGDTIFLENQLVHKDDFINENDEIFGKKVVEDAGDSERLKPGQILTVRELRDENSILRREDKTLVTARDAVAATATPILQGITRASLQTKSFISAASFQETTKVLNEAAVSGKVDSLEGLKENVIVGHKIPAGTGMRDYDSIIVGSKEEYDEIMARKEEFKF from the coding sequence ATGGCTAGAATAAAAGATAATAACGCACAAAAAAGGTTCAACAAGATTTCCATAGGATTGGCCTCTCCAGAGTCAATTTTGGCCGAGTCCCGTGGGGAAGTGTTGAAACCCGAAACCATTAACTACAGAACGCACAAACCAGAGCGTGATGGATTGTTCTGCGAGCGTATCTTTGGTCCTGTAAAGGATTATGAGTGTGCTTGCGGTAAGTACAAGAGAATCCGTTATCGTGGTATCGTTTGTGACCGTTGTGGTGTTGAAGTGACGGAGAAAAAGGTACGTAGGGACCGTGTGGGCCACATTAACCTTGTGGTTCCCGTAGCGCACATCTGGTACTTCCGTTCGCTGCCCAACAAAATAGGGTACCTTTTGGGATTGCCATCCAAAAAGTTGGACATGATCATTTACTACGAAAGGTATGTGGTCATCCAGCCAGGTATTGCCAAAGGACCTGAAGGTGACGAAATCCACAAAATGGATTTCTTGACCGAAGAGGAGTATTTGAACATTTTGGAAACGCTTCCTACAGAGAACCAATACTTGGAGGATACCGACCCCAATAAGTTCATCGCCAAAATGGGTGCCGAATGTTTGATAGACCTATTATCCAGAATCGATTTGGAACAATTGTCCTACGAACTTCGTCACAAGGCAAACACAGAAACATCAAAGCAGCGTAAGACTGAGGCCTTGAAGCGTCTTCAAGTGGTAGAGGCTTTGCGTGAATCACAAGGAAACAGGGAGAATAACCCAGAGTGGATGATCATGAAAGTGATTCCTGTGATTCCACCAGAATTGCGTCCGTTGGTGCCGTTGGATGGTGGTCGTTTTGCCACATCCGATTTGAACGATTTGTACCGAAGGGTAATCATCCGTAACAACCGTTTGAAGCGTTTGATGGAAATCAAGGCACCAGAAGTGATCTTGAGGAACGAAAAACGTATGCTTCAGGAAGCGGTGGATTCCCTTTTCGATAACACCAGAAAAGCATCTGCGGTAAAAACAGAATCGAACAGACCGTTAAAATCCCTTTCCGATTCTTTGAAAGGTAAGCAAGGTCGTTTCCGTCAAAACTTGTTGGGTAAACGTGTGGATTACTCCGCTCGTTCCGTAATCGTCGTTGGACCGGAATTGAAATTGTACGAATGTGGTCTTCCAAAAGATATGGCAGCCGAACTTTACAAACCGTTCATCATCCGTAAGTTGATCGAGCGTGGTATTGTAAAGACCGTTAAATCTGCCAAAAAGATTATCGACAAGAAAGAGCCTGTAGTTTGGGATATTCTTGAAAACGTCCTAAAAGGACACCCGGTACTATTGAACCGTGCCCCCACATTGCACCGATTGGGTATCCAAGCGTTCCAGCCTAAACTTATCGAAGGTAAGGCGATTCGTTTGCACCCCTTGGCGTGTACCGCATTCAACGCGGATTTTGATGGGGATCAGATGGCAGTTCACTTGCCATTGGGGCCAGAGGCCATTTTGGAAGCACAACTGTTGATGTTGGCTTCGCAGAACATCCTTAACCCTGCCAACGGTTCTCCGATTACCGTACCATCGCAGGATATGGTTTTGGGATTGTACTATATGACCAAAGAGAAAAAGTCCACCGAGGAGGAGCCTGTTGCAGGTGAAGGCTTGACCTTCTATTCTTCCGAGGAAGTGGAAATTGCCTTCAACGAGAAAAAAGTATCGCTTAATGCGGGTATTAAGGTAAGGGCCAAGGACTTTAACGAAGAAGGTGAGTTGGTGTACAAAATCATCGAAACCACTGTGGGTCGTGTCTTGTTCAACACCGTAGTGCCAGAACAAGCAGGATTCATCAACCAAGTGTTGAACAAGAAAGCCCTAAGGAACATTATTGGGGATATTCTTGCGGTGACCGATGTACCTACCACTGCTGAATTCTTGGATAAAATCAAGGCCATGGGATACGATTTCGCCTTCAAAGGTGGTCTATCCTTTAGTTTGGGGGATATCATCATTCCAGCCGAAAAGCAGGAGATGATCGCCGATGCCAACGAGCAAGTCGATGGCATTATGATGAACTATAACATGGGTCTTATCACCAATAACGAACGTTACAACCAGGTAATCGACGTTTGGACATCCACCAATGCCATGTTGACCGAATTGGCCATGAAGCGAATTCGTGAGGACAAGCAAGGATTCAACTCTGTGTATATGATGTTGGATTCCGGTGCGAGGGGGTCCAAAGAGCAGATTCGCCAGTTGACCGGTATGCGTGGATTGATGGCCAAACCGAAAAAATCTACTGCAGGTGGTGGTGAAATTATCGAAAACCCGATTCTTTCCAACTTTAAGGAAGGATTGTCGATTTTGGAATACTTTATCTCTACCCACGGTGCGCGTAAAGGTCTTGCGGATACCGCTTTGAAAACAGCGGATGCGGGTTACTTGACCAGACGTTTGGTGGACGTTTCACAAGACGTAATCGTGAATAGCGAGGATTGTGGAACCTTGAGAGGTATCGAGGTAGAACCATTGAAGAAAAATGAGGAGATTGTTGAAACCTTGGGTGAAAGAATCTTGGGTAGGGTATCGTTGCATGATGTGTACAACCCATTGACCGAAGAATTGATCCTAAGAGCAGGCCAAGAAATCAACGAGGTCGATGTGAAAAGGGTTGAGGCAGCTCCAATTGAAAAGATAGAAGTACGCTCACCGTTGACCTGTGAGGCAGCTCAAGGTATCTGTGCCAAGTGTTACGGTAGAAACCTTGCGACCAACAAAATGGTACAAAGAGGTGAGGCCGTTGGTGTGGTTGCTGCACAATCTATTGGAGAGCCTGGTACACAGTTGACCTTGCGTACCTTCCACGTGGGTGGTATTGCAGGTAACATTTCTGAGGACAACAAGTTGGAATCCAAATTCGACGGTATCGCCGAAATCGAGGACTTGCGTGTTGTAGAAGGTCAGGGTAGCGATGGAAGCAAAACCAACATCGTGATTTCCCGTACTTCTGAAGTGAAAATCGTAGATCCAAAAACTGGAATTACCCTAAGTACTAATAACATTCCTTATGGTTCTCAATTGTACATCAAGAATGGTGAGAAGATAACCAAAGGAACTGTGATTTGTGAATGGGATCCTTATAACGGTGTCATCGTTTCCGAGTTCTCTGGTGAAATCGCTTACGAGAATATCGAGCAAGGGGTTACGTACCAAGTTGAAATCGATGAACAAACCGGTTTCCAAGAAAAGGTAATTTCCGAGACCAGAAACAAGAAGTTGATTCCAACCTTGTTGATCAAAGATGGTAAAGGTGAAACATTGCGATCCTACAACCTACCAGTAGGTTCCCACTTGATGATCGATGACGGTGAAAAGGTGAAGGAAGGTAAGATTTTGGTGAAAATCCCACGTAAATCTGCCAAGGCAGGGGATATTACCGGTGGTCTTCCAAGGGTAACCGAGCTTTTCGAAGCCCGTAACCCATCCAACCCGGCAGTGGTATCCGAAATTGATGGTGTGGTATCCTTCGGTAAGATTAAGCGAGGTAACCGTGAAATCATTATCGAGTCCAAGACAGGCGATATCAAAAAGTACTTGGTCAAATTGTCCAACCAAATTTTGGTTCAGGAGAATGACTACGTACGTGCAGGTATGCCATTGTCCGATGGTTCCATTACACCAGAAGATATTTTGGCCATTAAAGGACCATCTGCGGTACAGCAATACTTGGTGAACGAAGTACAGGAAGTATACCGTTTACAAGGTGTGAAAATCAACGATAAGCACTTTGAGGTTGTTGTAAGACAAATGATGAGAAAGGTGAAAATCGAAGATCCAGGAGATACTATTTTCTTGGAGAATCAATTGGTGCACAAAGACGACTTTATCAACGAGAACGATGAGATTTTCGGTAAAAAAGTTGTTGAGGATGCAGGTGATTCAGAACGATTGAAACCAGGACAGATCTTGACCGTACGTGAACTAAGGGACGAGAACTCGATTCTAAGAAGAGAGGACAAGACCTTGGTAACGGCAAGAGATGCGGTTGCAGCCACTGCAACACCTATCTTGCAAGGTATCACAAGAGCGTCGTTGCAGACTAAGTCATTCATCTCTGCAGCATCGTTCCAGGAAACCACTAAAGTATTAAACGAAGCTGCTGTAAGCGGTAAAGTGGATAGCTTGGAAGGATTGAAAGAGAATGTGATTGTAGGACATAAGATTCCTGCCGGTACCGGTATGAGGGATTATGATAGCATCATTGTAGGTTCCAAAGAGGAGTACGATGAAATCATGGCCCGAAAAGAGGAATTCAAATTCTAA
- a CDS encoding DUF3467 domain-containing protein, whose amino-acid sequence MAEDKKKQKQINIELDEKTAEGTYSNLAIINHSVSEFVVDFISLMPGAPKAKVKSRIILTPQHAKKLLKALNDNVSRFEKTHGTIQDYEQPAIPLNFGPTGEA is encoded by the coding sequence ATGGCGGAAGACAAGAAAAAACAAAAGCAGATCAATATAGAGTTGGATGAGAAAACGGCAGAGGGGACCTATTCCAATCTGGCCATCATCAACCATTCCGTATCGGAGTTCGTTGTGGATTTTATTAGCTTGATGCCCGGCGCTCCCAAGGCGAAAGTAAAGAGCAGGATTATTTTGACGCCCCAGCATGCCAAAAAGCTGCTAAAGGCACTCAATGATAATGTAAGCCGTTTTGAAAAGACACACGGCACCATACAGGATTACGAACAGCCGGCCATTCCATTAAATTTTGGCCCTACTGGTGAAGCATAG
- a CDS encoding peptide chain release factor 3 gives MEFEKEIAKRRTFGIISHPDAGKTTLTEKLLLFGGAIQEAGAVKSNKIKKSATSDFMEIERQRGISVATSVLAFIYKDKKINILDTPGHKDFAEDTFRTLTAVDSVIVVIDVAKGVEEQTEKLVEVCRMRNIPMIVFINKLDREGKDAFDLLDEVEQKLGLTVTPLSFPIGMGYDFKGIYNIYEKNINLFSGNSKKNIEETIAFDDLNNPELEKIIGTKAAEELRGNLELVEGVYPEFDKEAYLKSELQPVFFGSALNNFGVRELLDCFVNIAPSPRPKKAEERLVQANEKDFSGFVFKIHANMDPKHRDRLAFVKIVSGTFERNTPYLHVRQGKKLKFSSPNAFFAEKKEIVDVSYPGDIVGLHDTGNFKIGDTLTSGEELHYKGIPSFSPEHFRYINNADPMKAKQLYKGIDQLMDEGVAQLFTLEMNGRKVIGTVGALQYEVIQYRLEHEYGAKCTYENFPVHKACWVEPEDEKSEEFQEFKRVKQKFLATDKKGQLVFLADSPFSLQMTQQKYPSVKLHYTSEFE, from the coding sequence ATGGAATTTGAAAAGGAAATAGCGAAGCGAAGAACTTTTGGTATTATCTCCCACCCCGATGCCGGTAAAACTACTTTGACCGAAAAGTTGCTTTTATTCGGTGGTGCCATTCAAGAGGCCGGAGCCGTTAAAAGCAATAAAATCAAAAAATCGGCCACAAGTGACTTCATGGAAATCGAGCGCCAGAGAGGTATTTCGGTGGCTACTTCTGTTTTAGCATTTATCTACAAAGACAAAAAAATCAATATCCTGGATACCCCCGGACACAAAGATTTTGCAGAGGATACCTTTCGCACACTAACTGCGGTGGATAGCGTAATCGTTGTGATTGATGTGGCCAAAGGGGTGGAGGAGCAAACCGAAAAACTGGTCGAGGTTTGCCGGATGCGTAATATTCCCATGATTGTTTTCATCAACAAATTGGATCGCGAGGGTAAAGATGCATTCGACCTTTTGGACGAAGTGGAACAAAAGCTTGGCCTCACGGTTACGCCATTGAGTTTTCCCATTGGGATGGGCTACGATTTTAAGGGTATCTACAACATCTACGAAAAAAACATCAACCTATTCAGCGGGAACAGCAAAAAAAATATTGAGGAAACCATCGCTTTTGACGACCTCAACAATCCAGAATTGGAAAAAATCATCGGTACCAAAGCCGCTGAGGAACTTCGTGGCAACTTGGAACTTGTGGAGGGAGTATATCCCGAATTTGACAAAGAAGCTTATTTGAAGAGTGAATTACAGCCTGTATTTTTTGGCTCGGCCTTAAATAATTTTGGGGTAAGGGAACTGTTGGACTGCTTTGTAAATATTGCCCCCTCTCCGCGTCCCAAAAAAGCTGAGGAGCGCTTGGTGCAGGCCAACGAAAAGGATTTTTCGGGCTTTGTATTTAAGATCCATGCCAACATGGACCCTAAACACCGGGACCGATTGGCTTTCGTGAAGATTGTATCGGGAACCTTTGAAAGAAACACTCCCTATTTGCATGTAAGACAAGGGAAAAAGTTGAAATTCTCGAGCCCCAATGCCTTTTTTGCCGAGAAAAAAGAAATTGTGGATGTTTCATACCCCGGGGATATTGTAGGACTCCACGATACGGGCAACTTTAAGATCGGGGATACCTTGACCAGTGGTGAAGAATTACATTATAAAGGTATACCAAGCTTCTCGCCAGAACACTTTAGGTACATCAACAATGCCGACCCCATGAAGGCCAAACAATTGTACAAAGGTATTGACCAGCTGATGGACGAAGGAGTAGCCCAGTTGTTTACCTTGGAAATGAATGGAAGAAAAGTAATCGGTACCGTTGGGGCCTTACAGTATGAGGTAATCCAATATCGTTTGGAGCACGAATATGGGGCCAAATGTACCTATGAAAACTTTCCCGTACACAAAGCCTGTTGGGTAGAACCCGAAGATGAGAAAAGTGAAGAGTTCCAAGAATTTAAGCGAGTAAAACAGAAGTTTTTGGCCACTGACAAAAAAGGGCAGCTGGTATTTTTGGCAGATTCTCCGTTTTCCTTGCAAATGACCCAACAAAAATACCCTTCCGTAAAACTGCACTATACTTCGGAATTCGAATAG